A section of the Xiphias gladius isolate SHS-SW01 ecotype Sanya breed wild chromosome 8, ASM1685928v1, whole genome shotgun sequence genome encodes:
- the hdac10 gene encoding polyamine deacetylase HDAC10 isoform X1: protein MRTGTALIYDEEMTKYKLLWVDPACKIEVPERLTVSHEALVRSGLADRCVSIPVREATEADILLVHSEEYLEAVKKTPHMTLEDLKEFTLQYGDVYFHPNIYRCAKLAAGAALQLVDSVMTGKVRNGMALVRPPGHHSMRSAASGFCVFNNVAIAAQYAKQKYGVKRVLIVDWDIHHGQGVQYCFEDDPSVLYFSWHRYEHQKFWPQLRESDFDSVGKEKGAGFNINVPWNKVGMQDSDYVSVFCHLLLPVAYEFCPDLVLVCAGFDSAIGDPEGEMCAAPDVFAHLTHLLMNLAGGKLCAVLEGGYNLTSLAQSVCQTVQTLLGDPAPRPADLAGPCKSALESLHCVRSAHRQYWSCLKHAADLPSPDISTKRVKLAEEEDEEVTLDKGEEEESAEEKVWPEPLKRVPPPTRTAVVLPDGVACPDGCKNFRPSEDLDPLIVNKLKEDFLKDADDSDALSTLSSLVALVEKMEKNEVCSGLALVRDVSVAMMCVVQHAASALRNRVLVVCLGDGKVPSHVTEDGKTCVVQFSDKESEEQESKYYIPVCLKKGYGDVSGFIQAVLGLLLPLGYEYDPGLVLLVRMSDSGPCESAWQQLTGLLLGLAQGHTLVLLQEGERTRVGPTASSLLGDPAPSLGQLPAPTPEDVESMERLRHRLKADWKLLQTTGDFTTAAADINLTHCLTSAQLLKLPGLY, encoded by the exons TCCAGCGTGTAAGATCGAAGTACCCGAGCGTCTGACGGTGAGTCATGAAGCTTTGGTCAGGAGCGGTCTGGCTGATCGCTGTGTCTCCATACCTGTCCGCGAGGCAACGGAAGCAGACATCCTGCTGGTTCACAG TGAGGAATATCTGGAGGCGGTGAAGAAGACCCCTCACATGACTCTGGAGGACCTGAAGGAGTTCACCCTCCAATATGGCGACGTCTACTTCCACCCT AACATTTATCGCTGTGCCAAGCTGGCTGCAGGAGCCGCACTGCAACTGGTGGACAGTGTAATGACGGGGAAGGTGAGGAATGGCATGGCTCTGGTCAG GCCACCAGGGCACCACAGTATGCGCAGTGCTGCCAGTGGTTTCTGCGTGTTCAACAATGTGGCCATAGCAGCTCAATATGCAAAGCAAAAATATGGAGTAAAAAG ggtGTTGATAGTTGACTGGGACATACATCATGGTCAAGGGGTCCAGTACTGTTTTGAAGATGATCCAAG CGTCCTCTACTTCTCATGGCACCGCTATGAGCATCAGAAATTCTGGCCTCAGCTTAGAGAATCGGACTTTGACAGTGTTGGCAAAGAGAAGGGGGCCGGATTCAATATAAATGTACCGTGGAACAAG GTGGGAATGCAGGACAGCGACTATGTTTCAGTCTTCTGTCATCTCCTTTTGCCAGTCGCGTACGAG TTTTGCCCAGACTTGGTGTTGGTGTGTGCGGGCTTTGACTCAGCCATCGGTGACCCAGAG GGTGAAATGTGTGCCGCTCCAGACGTCTTTGCCCACCTCACTCACCTCCTGATGAACCTTGCAGGAGGCAAACTGTGTGCTGTGCTGGAG GGAGGGTACAACTTGACTTCGCTCGCCCAGTCTGTGTGTCAAACAGTTCAGACGTTGCTTGGAGATCCAGCACCTCGACCTGCAGACCTCGCCGGGCCCTGTAAAAG tgcGCTTGAGTCCCTTCACTGTGTCCGATCAGCTCATAGGCAGTACTGGTCCTGCCTCAAACATGCAG CTGATCTACCCTCCCCTGATATCAGCACCAAGCGCGTTAAATTggcagaggaagaagacgaagaagtAACACTGGAcaagggagaagaggaggaaagcgCAGAGGAAAAGGTGTGGCCAGAGCCTCTGAAACGAGTCCCTCCTCCTACCCGTACTGCTGTAGTGCTCCCTGATGGTGTCGCTTGCCCGGACGGATGTAAAAACTTCAGACCATCGGAGGATCTCGACCCACTCATAGTGAACAAACTCAA GGAGGATTTCCTCAAAGATGCAGATGACAGTGATGCTCTCTCAACCCTCTCCAGTCTTGTTGCCCTTGTagagaaaatggagaagaaTGAG GTCTGCAGTGGCTTGGCGCTGGTCCGCGACGTCTCCGTGGCGATGATGTGTGTTGTCCAACATGCTGCATCTGCGCTCAGGAACCG GGTTTTGGTTGTGTGCCTCGGGGACGGGAAGGTTCCGAGTCACGTCACAGAAGATGG GAAAACGTGCGTCGTGCAGTTCAGCGACAAGGAGTCAGAGGAACAGGAATCCAAATATTACATTCCTGTCTGTCTGAAGAAG GGCTACGGTGACGTGTCGGGGTTCATACAGGCCGTGCTGGGCCTCCTCCTGCCTCTGGGATATGAGTACGACCCCGGTCTGGTTCTGTTGGTTCGGATGTCAGATAGTGGGCCGTGTGAGAGCGCGTGGCAACAACTAACCGGTCTGCTGCTGGGCCTAGCACAAGGACACACGCTGGTACTCTTGCAG GAAGGTGAGAGAACACGTGTCGGCCCCACAGCCTCCTCCCTCCTCGGGGACCCAGCCCCCTCTTTGGGGCAGCTTCCTGCCCCTACACCAGAGGATGTGGAGTCAATGGAGCGGCTGAGACACAGGCTGAAGGCTGACTGGAAACTCCTGCAGACCACGGGTGACttcacaacagcagcagcagatatAAACTTGACTCATTGTCTGACATCCGCACAGCTTTTAAAATTACCTGGACTGTATTAA
- the hdac10 gene encoding polyamine deacetylase HDAC10 isoform X3, which produces MRSAASGFCVFNNVAIAAQYAKQKYGVKRVLIVDWDIHHGQGVQYCFEDDPSVLYFSWHRYEHQKFWPQLRESDFDSVGKEKGAGFNINVPWNKVGMQDSDYVSVFCHLLLPVAYEFCPDLVLVCAGFDSAIGDPEGEMCAAPDVFAHLTHLLMNLAGGKLCAVLEGGYNLTSLAQSVCQTVQTLLGDPAPRPADLAGPCKSALESLHCVRSAHRQYWSCLKHAADLPSPDISTKRVKLAEEEDEEVTLDKGEEEESAEEKVWPEPLKRVPPPTRTAVVLPDGVACPDGCKNFRPSEDLDPLIVNKLKEDFLKDADDSDALSTLSSLVALVEKMEKNEVCSGLALVRDVSVAMMCVVQHAASALRNRVLVVCLGDGKVPSHVTEDGKTCVVQFSDKESEEQESKYYIPVCLKKGYGDVSGFIQAVLGLLLPLGYEYDPGLVLLVRMSDSGPCESAWQQLTGLLLGLAQGHTLVLLQEGERTRVGPTASSLLGDPAPSLGQLPAPTPEDVESMERLRHRLKADWKLLQTTGDFTTAAADINLTHCLTSAQLLKLPGLY; this is translated from the exons ATGCGCAGTGCTGCCAGTGGTTTCTGCGTGTTCAACAATGTGGCCATAGCAGCTCAATATGCAAAGCAAAAATATGGAGTAAAAAG ggtGTTGATAGTTGACTGGGACATACATCATGGTCAAGGGGTCCAGTACTGTTTTGAAGATGATCCAAG CGTCCTCTACTTCTCATGGCACCGCTATGAGCATCAGAAATTCTGGCCTCAGCTTAGAGAATCGGACTTTGACAGTGTTGGCAAAGAGAAGGGGGCCGGATTCAATATAAATGTACCGTGGAACAAG GTGGGAATGCAGGACAGCGACTATGTTTCAGTCTTCTGTCATCTCCTTTTGCCAGTCGCGTACGAG TTTTGCCCAGACTTGGTGTTGGTGTGTGCGGGCTTTGACTCAGCCATCGGTGACCCAGAG GGTGAAATGTGTGCCGCTCCAGACGTCTTTGCCCACCTCACTCACCTCCTGATGAACCTTGCAGGAGGCAAACTGTGTGCTGTGCTGGAG GGAGGGTACAACTTGACTTCGCTCGCCCAGTCTGTGTGTCAAACAGTTCAGACGTTGCTTGGAGATCCAGCACCTCGACCTGCAGACCTCGCCGGGCCCTGTAAAAG tgcGCTTGAGTCCCTTCACTGTGTCCGATCAGCTCATAGGCAGTACTGGTCCTGCCTCAAACATGCAG CTGATCTACCCTCCCCTGATATCAGCACCAAGCGCGTTAAATTggcagaggaagaagacgaagaagtAACACTGGAcaagggagaagaggaggaaagcgCAGAGGAAAAGGTGTGGCCAGAGCCTCTGAAACGAGTCCCTCCTCCTACCCGTACTGCTGTAGTGCTCCCTGATGGTGTCGCTTGCCCGGACGGATGTAAAAACTTCAGACCATCGGAGGATCTCGACCCACTCATAGTGAACAAACTCAA GGAGGATTTCCTCAAAGATGCAGATGACAGTGATGCTCTCTCAACCCTCTCCAGTCTTGTTGCCCTTGTagagaaaatggagaagaaTGAG GTCTGCAGTGGCTTGGCGCTGGTCCGCGACGTCTCCGTGGCGATGATGTGTGTTGTCCAACATGCTGCATCTGCGCTCAGGAACCG GGTTTTGGTTGTGTGCCTCGGGGACGGGAAGGTTCCGAGTCACGTCACAGAAGATGG GAAAACGTGCGTCGTGCAGTTCAGCGACAAGGAGTCAGAGGAACAGGAATCCAAATATTACATTCCTGTCTGTCTGAAGAAG GGCTACGGTGACGTGTCGGGGTTCATACAGGCCGTGCTGGGCCTCCTCCTGCCTCTGGGATATGAGTACGACCCCGGTCTGGTTCTGTTGGTTCGGATGTCAGATAGTGGGCCGTGTGAGAGCGCGTGGCAACAACTAACCGGTCTGCTGCTGGGCCTAGCACAAGGACACACGCTGGTACTCTTGCAG GAAGGTGAGAGAACACGTGTCGGCCCCACAGCCTCCTCCCTCCTCGGGGACCCAGCCCCCTCTTTGGGGCAGCTTCCTGCCCCTACACCAGAGGATGTGGAGTCAATGGAGCGGCTGAGACACAGGCTGAAGGCTGACTGGAAACTCCTGCAGACCACGGGTGACttcacaacagcagcagcagatatAAACTTGACTCATTGTCTGACATCCGCACAGCTTTTAAAATTACCTGGACTGTATTAA
- the hdac10 gene encoding polyamine deacetylase HDAC10 isoform X2 encodes MRTGTALIYDEEMTKYKLLWVDPACKIEVPERLTVSHEALVRSGLADRCVSIPVREATEADILLVHSEEYLEAVKKTPHMTLEDLKEFTLQYGDVYFHPNIYRCAKLAAGAALQLVDSVMTGKVRNGMALVRPPGHHSMRSAASGFCVFNNVAIAAQYAKQKYGVKRVLIVDWDIHHGQGVQYCFEDDPSVLYFSWHRYEHQKFWPQLRESDFDSVGKEKGAGFNINVPWNKVGMQDSDYVSVFCHLLLPVAYEFCPDLVLVCAGFDSAIGDPEGEMCAAPDVFAHLTHLLMNLAGGKLCAVLEGGYNLTSLAQSVCQTVQTLLGDPAPRPADLAGPCKSALESLHCVRSAHRQYWSCLKHAADLPSPDISTKRVKLAEEEDEEVTLDKGEEEESAEEKVWPEPLKRVPPPTRTAVVLPDGVACPDGCKNFRPSEDLDPLIVNKLKEDFLKDADDSDALSTLSSLVALVEKMEKNEVCSGLALVRDVSVAMMCVVQHAASALRNRVLVVCLGDGKVPSHVTEDGKTCVVQFSDKESEEQESKYYIPVCLKKGYGDVSGFIQAVLGLLLPLGYEYDPGLVLLVRMSDSGPCESAWQQLTGLLLGLAQGHTLVLLQEGERTRVGPTASSLLGDPAPSLGQLPAPTPEDVESMERLRHRLKADWKLLQTTAQGSGGGDER; translated from the exons TCCAGCGTGTAAGATCGAAGTACCCGAGCGTCTGACGGTGAGTCATGAAGCTTTGGTCAGGAGCGGTCTGGCTGATCGCTGTGTCTCCATACCTGTCCGCGAGGCAACGGAAGCAGACATCCTGCTGGTTCACAG TGAGGAATATCTGGAGGCGGTGAAGAAGACCCCTCACATGACTCTGGAGGACCTGAAGGAGTTCACCCTCCAATATGGCGACGTCTACTTCCACCCT AACATTTATCGCTGTGCCAAGCTGGCTGCAGGAGCCGCACTGCAACTGGTGGACAGTGTAATGACGGGGAAGGTGAGGAATGGCATGGCTCTGGTCAG GCCACCAGGGCACCACAGTATGCGCAGTGCTGCCAGTGGTTTCTGCGTGTTCAACAATGTGGCCATAGCAGCTCAATATGCAAAGCAAAAATATGGAGTAAAAAG ggtGTTGATAGTTGACTGGGACATACATCATGGTCAAGGGGTCCAGTACTGTTTTGAAGATGATCCAAG CGTCCTCTACTTCTCATGGCACCGCTATGAGCATCAGAAATTCTGGCCTCAGCTTAGAGAATCGGACTTTGACAGTGTTGGCAAAGAGAAGGGGGCCGGATTCAATATAAATGTACCGTGGAACAAG GTGGGAATGCAGGACAGCGACTATGTTTCAGTCTTCTGTCATCTCCTTTTGCCAGTCGCGTACGAG TTTTGCCCAGACTTGGTGTTGGTGTGTGCGGGCTTTGACTCAGCCATCGGTGACCCAGAG GGTGAAATGTGTGCCGCTCCAGACGTCTTTGCCCACCTCACTCACCTCCTGATGAACCTTGCAGGAGGCAAACTGTGTGCTGTGCTGGAG GGAGGGTACAACTTGACTTCGCTCGCCCAGTCTGTGTGTCAAACAGTTCAGACGTTGCTTGGAGATCCAGCACCTCGACCTGCAGACCTCGCCGGGCCCTGTAAAAG tgcGCTTGAGTCCCTTCACTGTGTCCGATCAGCTCATAGGCAGTACTGGTCCTGCCTCAAACATGCAG CTGATCTACCCTCCCCTGATATCAGCACCAAGCGCGTTAAATTggcagaggaagaagacgaagaagtAACACTGGAcaagggagaagaggaggaaagcgCAGAGGAAAAGGTGTGGCCAGAGCCTCTGAAACGAGTCCCTCCTCCTACCCGTACTGCTGTAGTGCTCCCTGATGGTGTCGCTTGCCCGGACGGATGTAAAAACTTCAGACCATCGGAGGATCTCGACCCACTCATAGTGAACAAACTCAA GGAGGATTTCCTCAAAGATGCAGATGACAGTGATGCTCTCTCAACCCTCTCCAGTCTTGTTGCCCTTGTagagaaaatggagaagaaTGAG GTCTGCAGTGGCTTGGCGCTGGTCCGCGACGTCTCCGTGGCGATGATGTGTGTTGTCCAACATGCTGCATCTGCGCTCAGGAACCG GGTTTTGGTTGTGTGCCTCGGGGACGGGAAGGTTCCGAGTCACGTCACAGAAGATGG GAAAACGTGCGTCGTGCAGTTCAGCGACAAGGAGTCAGAGGAACAGGAATCCAAATATTACATTCCTGTCTGTCTGAAGAAG GGCTACGGTGACGTGTCGGGGTTCATACAGGCCGTGCTGGGCCTCCTCCTGCCTCTGGGATATGAGTACGACCCCGGTCTGGTTCTGTTGGTTCGGATGTCAGATAGTGGGCCGTGTGAGAGCGCGTGGCAACAACTAACCGGTCTGCTGCTGGGCCTAGCACAAGGACACACGCTGGTACTCTTGCAG GAAGGTGAGAGAACACGTGTCGGCCCCACAGCCTCCTCCCTCCTCGGGGACCCAGCCCCCTCTTTGGGGCAGCTTCCTGCCCCTACACCAGAGGATGTGGAGTCAATGGAGCGGCTGAGACACAGGCTGAAGGCTGACTGGAAACTCCTGCAGACCACGG